One window from the genome of Hyphomonas neptunium ATCC 15444 encodes:
- the lspA gene encoding signal peptidase II gives MKFSPQTAWPFAVIPLVVLFDQVTKWLILAETRLNGLACLSDGRLCGRIEVPGPVDLSMVWNRGMSYGLFQADGLMRWVLAGVMAAIAIGFFLWLLRAEGRFLRLSLALVVGGAIGNLIDRVRFGAVVDFVDVNELTFGYFPWVFNVADAAITIGALLLFVDQFLLSRPKQANSLKQG, from the coding sequence ATGAAATTCTCGCCGCAGACAGCCTGGCCCTTCGCGGTGATTCCGCTCGTCGTCCTGTTCGATCAGGTGACGAAATGGCTGATCCTGGCGGAAACGCGCCTGAATGGCCTTGCCTGCCTCTCTGATGGGCGCCTGTGCGGCCGGATCGAGGTTCCAGGGCCCGTAGACCTCTCAATGGTGTGGAACCGGGGCATGAGCTATGGCCTGTTTCAGGCCGATGGGCTGATGCGCTGGGTGCTGGCGGGGGTCATGGCGGCCATCGCCATCGGCTTTTTCCTCTGGCTTCTTCGCGCAGAAGGGCGTTTCCTGCGGCTCTCGCTCGCCCTCGTGGTTGGCGGCGCCATCGGAAACCTGATCGACCGGGTGCGCTTTGGCGCTGTGGTCGACTTTGTAGACGTCAACGAGCTGACCTTCGGCTACTTCCCCTGGGTCTTCAACGTGGCCGACGCCGCCATCACAATCGGCGCGCTGCTCTTGTTTGTAGACCAGTTCTTACTTTCGCGCCCGAAACAGGCTAACAGCCTGAAGCAAGGTTAA
- a CDS encoding DUF3035 domain-containing protein: MKKTLPLLAAGLALGVTAACSATGSSGAATPNEFRVVTKPPLSIPPNYSLRPPAPGTTIPAEVEAATAGGTEAFGTGLGIEASASERALVAAAGANAVSQSIRAQVDWEETKAIRKSPTIADRILFWRKSDPENVADAATDNATGDQAVTIEQTGGASRIKLPGT; the protein is encoded by the coding sequence ATGAAAAAGACCCTCCCGCTCCTCGCTGCCGGCCTCGCTCTTGGCGTAACGGCTGCCTGTTCGGCCACCGGTTCGTCCGGCGCGGCGACCCCGAATGAGTTCCGCGTGGTTACCAAGCCGCCGCTGTCGATCCCGCCCAATTACAGCCTGCGCCCGCCCGCGCCCGGCACCACCATCCCGGCGGAAGTCGAAGCGGCCACCGCTGGCGGCACCGAAGCCTTCGGTACGGGCCTCGGCATCGAGGCCAGCGCGTCCGAGCGCGCGCTTGTCGCCGCTGCCGGCGCCAATGCGGTCAGCCAGTCCATCCGCGCCCAGGTCGACTGGGAAGAAACCAAAGCCATCCGCAAATCGCCCACGATTGCCGACCGCATCCTGTTCTGGCGCAAATCCGATCCGGAAAACGTCGCCGACGCGGCCACCGACAATGCGACCGGCGATCAGGCCGTGACGATCGAGCAGACCGGCGGCGCCAGCCGCATCAAGCTGCCCGGAACCTGA